The following are encoded together in the Planococcus antarcticus DSM 14505 genome:
- a CDS encoding P-II family nitrogen regulator, which yields MILNHKLMIAIVKRGHSREVISAAKHAGVSGATVIYGEGIGRNEKSTFLGLPATHEKDVIFLALDGEHENAVAQAVSDAGKLGKSGYGLGFTVHLSKLLGVPHLSERMDDRKRKRGVTDLESTMKDFQLIVTIVNSGDSAAVVKAASKAGAEGGTILNGRGTGVNEQQKFLNFTIDPEKDVVLILVPTSYAEKVVKSIEEAVDLNAPGKGIAFLIDVENVFGVNHSSLDS from the coding sequence ATGATTCTTAATCACAAATTGATGATTGCCATCGTTAAAAGAGGCCATTCACGCGAAGTAATTTCGGCTGCTAAACACGCTGGAGTTAGTGGGGCAACTGTCATATATGGAGAAGGAATAGGAAGAAATGAAAAATCTACCTTCCTGGGTTTACCGGCAACTCATGAGAAAGATGTTATTTTCTTGGCACTGGATGGCGAACATGAAAATGCTGTAGCACAAGCTGTCTCCGATGCAGGGAAGTTGGGGAAATCGGGATACGGGTTGGGCTTTACTGTACATCTAAGTAAGTTGCTGGGAGTGCCGCATCTTTCCGAACGGATGGATGACAGAAAAAGGAAGAGGGGGGTTACAGATTTGGAATCAACCATGAAGGATTTTCAATTGATTGTAACCATCGTAAATTCGGGAGACTCTGCAGCCGTTGTCAAAGCAGCTTCAAAAGCAGGAGCAGAAGGCGGCACCATTTTGAATGGCCGTGGTACCGGCGTCAACGAGCAGCAAAAGTTTTTGAACTTCACAATCGATCCGGAAAAAGATGTAGTATTGATACTTGTTCCCACCAGCTACGCAGAAAAAGTGGTAAAGAGCATCGAAGAAGCTGTCGATTTAAATGCCCCTGGAAAAGGAATAGCATTTCTCATTGACGTTGAAAATGTTTTTGGCGTGAACCACTCCTCTTTAGACAGCTAA
- a CDS encoding CDP-glycerol--glycerophosphate glycerophosphotransferase: MSVELKEKGRWDPLKVFSKVSAAYLLAFFTKKKDGKKIALVGGNLGEKYEDNAAVYHKYILNNHKEQVTAYWMYDPKTSYAKDQKIENAVPLGSFKNYLLFFQADYTFHGHSLLYDIVPSADKFLFLNRKTLITHVSHGIEGFKKILIQKEDVPLLKRTDYFNCASQYEYDLKLNEWKIPEQKLIITGFPRFDRYPPNQPSKEVKNILMMMTWREWLFDLTKDEFTDSIYFKSTVGLLKHEGIQKLLSEHGIHLNIALHPFMKKFESYFTDLTDNEHGIKFLDFNHETIEYSIDHNDMLLTDITSVSWDFLYLNKPIVFYMFDQQEYLERRGAYLNMDTDLYGYKADSIDHVYEYLKKIIEEKITYNEWYPQANDYIDYFDQDNCKRLTKRVMNL; this comes from the coding sequence ATGAGTGTAGAATTAAAAGAAAAAGGGAGATGGGATCCTTTGAAAGTATTTTCAAAAGTCTCAGCCGCATATCTCCTCGCCTTTTTCACGAAGAAAAAAGATGGAAAGAAAATAGCCTTGGTCGGGGGCAACCTCGGAGAAAAGTATGAAGACAACGCTGCGGTTTATCACAAATACATACTGAATAACCACAAGGAACAAGTAACCGCCTATTGGATGTACGATCCTAAAACCTCCTACGCCAAGGATCAAAAAATCGAAAATGCTGTTCCGCTTGGAAGTTTCAAGAATTATTTGCTGTTTTTCCAGGCTGATTACACGTTCCACGGACACTCTCTTCTATATGATATTGTTCCCTCAGCCGACAAATTTCTTTTCCTCAACCGGAAAACCCTCATTACCCATGTCAGCCACGGAATTGAAGGTTTCAAGAAAATACTGATTCAAAAAGAAGACGTACCGCTGTTGAAGAGAACAGATTATTTCAATTGTGCTTCACAATATGAGTACGACCTGAAGCTGAACGAATGGAAAATCCCTGAACAGAAACTGATTATAACTGGCTTTCCACGATTTGACCGGTACCCACCCAATCAGCCCTCTAAGGAAGTTAAGAACATTTTGATGATGATGACTTGGCGCGAATGGCTTTTTGATCTGACAAAAGATGAGTTTACCGACAGCATCTATTTTAAAAGCACAGTAGGTTTATTGAAGCACGAAGGTATTCAAAAACTGTTGTCTGAGCACGGTATTCATTTGAATATTGCATTGCATCCATTCATGAAGAAGTTCGAAAGTTACTTCACAGATTTAACAGACAACGAACACGGCATTAAATTCCTTGACTTCAATCATGAAACCATTGAATATTCAATAGATCACAACGACATGTTGCTGACCGATATCACCAGTGTTTCCTGGGATTTTCTTTACCTCAATAAACCCATCGTCTTCTATATGTTCGACCAGCAGGAATATCTGGAAAGAAGAGGGGCTTACTTAAATATGGACACGGACCTCTATGGATACAAAGCGGATTCAATCGATCATGTCTATGAATACCTGAAAAAAATTATTGAAGAGAAAATCACTTACAACGAATGGTATCCACAAGCGAATGACTACATCGATTACTTTGATCAAGATAACTGCAAACGCCTGACGAAGCGAGTCATGAACCTCTAA
- a CDS encoding exodeoxyribonuclease III: MKLISWNVNGLRAVMKKGFMDFFTEADADVFCLQEIKLQEGQIEMDLPGYYTYWNYAHKKGYSGTAIFTKEEPLSIQYGLGSEEHDTEGRMIALEFDGHYVVTVYTPNSQHGLLRLDYRLLWEEAILSFVKTLDNQKPVILCGDLNVAHEEIDLKNPKANKKNSGFTPDERGKMTQFLTDGFVDTFRHFHPTETGFYSWWSYRSNCREKNVGWRIDYFIASQKLLPRLKSAKIHADVWGSDHCPVELQIAL; the protein is encoded by the coding sequence TTGAAATTAATTTCATGGAATGTCAATGGCCTTCGCGCTGTTATGAAAAAAGGGTTCATGGATTTTTTTACTGAAGCAGATGCGGATGTATTCTGTCTGCAGGAAATCAAATTACAGGAAGGGCAAATAGAAATGGACCTTCCCGGCTATTACACATATTGGAATTATGCTCATAAGAAAGGCTATTCTGGAACGGCAATCTTTACGAAAGAGGAGCCTTTGTCCATTCAATACGGTCTGGGATCAGAAGAACACGATACAGAAGGGCGAATGATTGCGTTGGAATTTGACGGTCATTATGTCGTCACCGTCTATACCCCGAATTCTCAGCATGGCTTGCTTCGGTTGGACTATCGCCTATTATGGGAAGAAGCGATCTTGTCATTCGTGAAAACCTTGGATAATCAAAAACCGGTCATTTTATGTGGAGATTTGAATGTTGCACATGAAGAAATCGATTTAAAGAATCCAAAAGCCAATAAGAAGAATTCAGGGTTTACTCCTGACGAGCGAGGGAAAATGACGCAGTTTTTAACCGATGGATTTGTGGATACATTCCGCCACTTCCATCCAACAGAAACAGGCTTTTATTCTTGGTGGTCATACCGTTCCAATTGCCGTGAAAAGAATGTAGGGTGGAGAATCGATTATTTCATTGCCTCCCAAAAGCTGCTGCCGCGTTTGAAAAGCGCAAAAATCCATGCGGATGTATGGGGTTCTGATCATTGTCCAGTCGAATTGCAGATAGCACTATAA
- a CDS encoding MFS transporter, whose protein sequence is MKKFSKEEKSWALYDWGNSAYSIIITTAVFPIYYKASATEAGVSLSDSTAYLGYTIAIFTFILAMIGPILGTIADYEGMKKKFFTAFFLLGTISTALLAFVPSDNWLLMLICYIFAALGATGANLFYDAFIVDVTTEKRMNSVSAFGYGLGYIGSTIPFIISIAIILLAQNEVLPISTTTASRIAFLITAVWWACFSLPMFRHVKQRYFIEREPNPVHQSFKRLGKTIREIRQYRALFLFLIAYFFYIDGVGTIISLSTAYGTDLGLSATNLLIVLFVTQVVAAPFAILYGRLANRFTGKKMLYVGICVYIVVCIYAFFLETITDFWILAMLVATSQGGIQALSRSYFGKLVPKENSNEFFGFYNIFGKFAAITGPLLVAVTAQVTGNSSMGVFSLVILFVIGLVVLSRVPEPTPHEPVDKVASE, encoded by the coding sequence ATGAAAAAGTTTTCGAAAGAAGAAAAAAGCTGGGCTTTATATGATTGGGGGAATTCCGCGTATTCAATTATTATCACAACAGCCGTTTTTCCAATTTACTACAAAGCATCCGCCACTGAAGCCGGCGTCAGTTTATCCGATTCGACGGCTTATCTGGGCTATACGATTGCCATATTCACTTTTATATTGGCTATGATTGGTCCTATACTGGGGACCATTGCCGATTACGAGGGAATGAAGAAAAAATTTTTTACAGCTTTCTTCCTGTTGGGTACCATTTCTACGGCATTACTAGCTTTTGTGCCAAGCGATAACTGGTTATTGATGCTGATCTGCTATATCTTTGCGGCACTTGGAGCCACCGGTGCCAATTTGTTCTATGATGCTTTTATTGTGGACGTCACGACAGAAAAACGGATGAACAGCGTTTCTGCATTTGGCTACGGACTTGGCTACATTGGTTCAACCATTCCATTTATCATTTCTATTGCGATTATCCTGCTCGCCCAAAATGAAGTGCTGCCGATTTCCACTACCACTGCCAGCCGGATTGCATTTTTAATTACTGCGGTTTGGTGGGCCTGTTTTTCACTTCCGATGTTCCGTCACGTCAAGCAGCGTTACTTTATTGAACGGGAACCAAATCCTGTTCATCAAAGTTTTAAGCGGCTCGGAAAAACCATCCGAGAAATCCGCCAGTACCGCGCCTTATTTTTGTTCTTAATTGCCTACTTCTTTTATATTGATGGGGTCGGCACCATCATTTCCCTATCGACTGCATACGGCACTGATTTGGGTTTGAGCGCAACCAACTTGTTGATTGTTCTCTTTGTTACTCAAGTAGTGGCCGCTCCCTTTGCAATTCTTTACGGCCGCTTGGCGAATCGATTTACCGGCAAAAAAATGCTGTATGTCGGAATCTGCGTATACATTGTGGTTTGTATTTATGCCTTCTTTTTAGAAACCATCACGGATTTCTGGATTTTGGCCATGCTTGTGGCAACTAGCCAAGGCGGAATTCAAGCACTCAGCCGTTCGTATTTCGGCAAACTTGTGCCTAAAGAAAATTCCAATGAATTCTTCGGCTTTTACAATATCTTCGGAAAGTTTGCTGCAATCACAGGTCCCTTGCTCGTAGCAGTCACTGCACAGGTAACTGGCAATTCAAGCATGGGCGTATTCAGTCTCGTTATTTTGTTCGTTATTGGACTCGTAGTCCTATCTCGCGTACCCGAGCCAACTCCCCACGAACCAGTAGACAAAGTAGCATCGGAATAA
- a CDS encoding YkuS family protein, translated as MVKIAVEHPFTSVREALEKKGYQTDMLNDKSDSTDYDVIVVRDQEDLADYHMSVSLVEAKGRTLYEIVEEVEERLVRGGKIQAPQTTEAERKENSGGGGGFLAGAATGAVIGAAAGLLFAPKSGKELQEIVKEKTTSLKEENAEGSGGAVDQVKEKANQLKEKTSDITEKAKDKADELKVKRVEKQEEKELKKQEKAVEKATEKEEKEQEKAEKEHEKAEKAVEKEIKKANKEADKEKGGIEVVELGDASVEKDSTGNVTVKAEDKNKK; from the coding sequence ATGGTAAAAATTGCAGTTGAGCATCCATTTACGTCAGTACGTGAAGCTTTAGAGAAAAAAGGGTACCAAACAGATATGTTGAATGACAAATCAGATTCTACAGATTACGATGTCATCGTTGTAAGAGATCAAGAAGATTTAGCTGATTATCACATGAGTGTTTCACTTGTTGAGGCTAAAGGCCGTACTTTATACGAAATCGTAGAAGAAGTGGAAGAGCGTCTGGTACGTGGCGGCAAAATTCAAGCGCCACAGACTACTGAAGCTGAACGCAAAGAAAACAGTGGCGGTGGTGGGGGCTTCCTGGCTGGTGCCGCAACTGGCGCAGTAATCGGAGCAGCAGCAGGATTGTTATTCGCACCAAAGAGCGGTAAAGAGCTTCAGGAAATTGTCAAAGAGAAAACAACTAGTCTAAAAGAAGAGAACGCTGAAGGTTCAGGCGGTGCGGTTGATCAGGTGAAGGAAAAAGCCAATCAGCTAAAAGAGAAAACTAGCGATATTACAGAAAAAGCTAAAGACAAAGCTGATGAACTCAAGGTGAAACGTGTAGAAAAACAAGAAGAAAAAGAACTTAAAAAGCAGGAAAAAGCAGTTGAAAAAGCAACTGAAAAAGAAGAAAAAGAGCAAGAGAAAGCTGAAAAAGAACATGAAAAAGCTGAAAAAGCAGTAGAAAAAGAAATTAAAAAAGCTAATAAGGAAGCCGATAAAGAAAAAGGCGGCATCGAAGTTGTTGAATTGGGTGACGCATCTGTCGAAAAAGACAGTACCGGCAACGTAACAGTAAAGGCTGAAGATAAAAATAAAAAATAA
- the thiW gene encoding energy coupling factor transporter S component ThiW — MKTKKLVLMAMFVAIGVAGSTFVYFPAGIARAYPIQHAINVIAAILFGPGPAVLIAFLTGVVRILTGTGSLLAFPGGMIGALLAGILYARFGKVRFAALGEVVGTGIIASLVAVPYARLFLGTEFGALFFVPPFFISSLAGAILGAVLVARLAKVDSLKVWQ, encoded by the coding sequence ATGAAGACAAAAAAATTGGTTCTTATGGCGATGTTCGTCGCTATCGGAGTGGCAGGTTCCACTTTTGTTTATTTTCCAGCGGGAATTGCTCGTGCGTACCCTATCCAACATGCCATCAATGTCATTGCGGCAATTCTTTTTGGACCGGGCCCAGCCGTATTGATCGCCTTTTTGACTGGAGTCGTTAGAATATTGACGGGAACGGGATCGCTGCTGGCCTTTCCCGGTGGGATGATCGGAGCATTGCTTGCTGGAATCCTGTACGCCAGATTCGGTAAGGTACGGTTTGCAGCATTAGGAGAAGTAGTAGGCACTGGCATAATTGCTTCCTTGGTGGCCGTGCCTTACGCCCGGCTGTTCCTGGGTACAGAATTTGGAGCTTTATTTTTTGTTCCACCGTTTTTCATTTCCAGTTTGGCTGGCGCTATACTGGGCGCGGTCCTAGTAGCACGTCTCGCAAAGGTGGACTCCCTAAAAGTTTGGCAATAA
- the thiE gene encoding thiamine phosphate synthase has translation MRFSNKPSIYFIMGSQSSGARDPFQVLEEALKGGISHFQLREKGVGALTGSALLEFALRCQQLCGEYGVPFIINDQVELACRIGADGIHIGQDDAAASQVRQRIGEDKILGVSVHSVQEAEIASKDGADYVGMGPIFGTMSKADAKKPAGVKKILAVKNEFPELPIVGIGGINSENAAQVWRAGVSGIAVISAITKAESVAERISALKASHKEGGGE, from the coding sequence TTGAGGTTTTCCAATAAACCGTCAATCTACTTTATCATGGGCTCCCAAAGTTCAGGAGCAAGAGACCCTTTCCAAGTATTAGAAGAAGCATTAAAGGGAGGCATCAGTCATTTCCAATTGCGAGAAAAGGGTGTTGGTGCATTAACGGGCTCAGCATTGCTAGAATTTGCTTTGCGCTGCCAGCAACTTTGCGGAGAGTACGGAGTGCCTTTCATTATCAATGATCAAGTCGAACTGGCATGCCGTATTGGAGCAGATGGCATTCATATCGGACAGGATGATGCAGCAGCATCGCAAGTTCGCCAAAGGATTGGCGAGGACAAAATTCTAGGCGTTTCTGTTCATTCTGTACAAGAAGCTGAAATTGCTAGTAAAGACGGAGCAGATTACGTCGGAATGGGCCCGATTTTCGGGACAATGTCAAAAGCTGATGCGAAAAAACCGGCAGGCGTCAAAAAAATCTTAGCAGTTAAAAATGAATTTCCCGAACTGCCGATTGTAGGTATCGGTGGAATCAATTCTGAAAATGCTGCCCAAGTTTGGCGAGCTGGCGTTTCAGGGATTGCTGTCATATCAGCCATCACAAAGGCAGAGAGTGTTGCCGAACGGATTTCCGCCCTGAAAGCTTCTCATAAAGAGGGTGGGGGAGAATGA